In Microvenator marinus, one genomic interval encodes:
- a CDS encoding ATP-dependent helicase, producing the protein MKKYTLKSQKPQPTKDWALSDQLNEEQLAVVTASSGPNLVIAGAGSGKTHTLTYRVAWLIHKGVDPSKILLLTFTNKAARNMTDRVAGLVSHDAKRIWSGTYHSIGNRILRRYAAKIGLPSNFNIIDSEDAASLMDLCVAEAVDDIYVKRIPRGSVLVKILSLCINTQTPVPDLISHKFEHFKGMADTFRSIFALFQTRKLEMGLVDYDDLLLHWKRLLTDFVDVREALQSEFEHILVDEYQDTNLIQGEIIDLMSAKHRNLMVVGDDSQAIYGFRGAEYRNILEFGLRYPECRHFRLELNYRSTPQILELANRSIAFNQNQYPKTLRAHRPSGEKPAKLRVRDVYQQADFVAQRILELADEGISLDEIAVLYRAHHHAMELQVELTRRGIPYVVRSGIRFFEQAHIKDVLAYLRLLHNPKDELSFIRLAKHFQGVGNKRADQIWKLALNKPDPLRAIASDELLHALPTRVRRSWAHAAALFKELIGSRLTATPDSLVEKVIKGPYDDYLQKSFGDDYKSRAQDLEQLVNFAAQFEDIDRFLGEITLLSSMSGQDILVGGEVPDEKVTLTSIHQAKGLEWHACFVLWLSDGHFPSTNSVDTLEGEEEERRLFYVAATRAKEELYLSHVFTHRTRDNRAVVLRESIFLEELADSPDESQHPFETWILEEV; encoded by the coding sequence TTGAAAAAATACACTCTAAAATCTCAGAAACCGCAGCCGACCAAAGATTGGGCGCTGAGTGATCAACTCAATGAAGAACAATTGGCTGTGGTCACGGCTTCTTCCGGACCGAATCTGGTCATCGCTGGAGCCGGGTCGGGAAAGACACATACCCTGACCTATCGAGTCGCGTGGCTGATTCATAAAGGCGTGGACCCATCAAAGATTCTCTTGCTCACGTTCACAAACAAGGCCGCGCGAAACATGACCGACCGCGTCGCTGGCCTCGTGTCACACGACGCCAAACGGATTTGGAGCGGGACCTATCACAGCATCGGAAACAGGATTCTGCGCCGCTATGCCGCCAAAATTGGGCTTCCATCTAACTTCAACATCATCGATTCCGAAGACGCGGCGAGCCTCATGGACCTCTGCGTGGCCGAGGCGGTGGACGACATTTACGTGAAGCGCATTCCTCGCGGATCCGTGCTGGTCAAAATCCTAAGCCTCTGTATCAACACTCAAACACCAGTCCCCGACCTCATCAGCCATAAATTTGAGCATTTTAAGGGCATGGCAGACACCTTTCGCTCCATTTTTGCACTCTTCCAGACGCGGAAGTTGGAGATGGGGCTCGTAGACTACGACGACCTCCTTCTGCACTGGAAACGACTGCTCACTGATTTTGTGGATGTACGAGAAGCACTGCAGTCAGAGTTTGAGCACATCCTTGTGGACGAATATCAGGACACGAACCTGATTCAGGGTGAAATCATCGACCTCATGTCCGCCAAACACCGCAATCTCATGGTCGTCGGCGATGATTCCCAGGCGATCTATGGATTTCGCGGGGCTGAGTACCGAAATATCCTCGAGTTCGGATTGCGCTACCCCGAATGCCGGCACTTCAGACTTGAGCTGAACTACCGCTCCACGCCACAGATTTTGGAGCTCGCGAACCGCTCCATCGCATTCAACCAAAACCAATACCCGAAAACGCTGCGAGCACACCGCCCTTCCGGCGAGAAACCTGCGAAACTAAGGGTGCGAGACGTCTACCAACAAGCTGACTTCGTAGCTCAACGCATTCTTGAGCTGGCCGACGAGGGTATTTCGCTCGACGAGATTGCCGTTCTCTATCGCGCACATCATCACGCCATGGAGCTCCAGGTTGAGCTGACCCGCCGAGGAATTCCCTACGTGGTGCGTTCCGGCATTCGTTTCTTCGAACAAGCCCATATCAAAGACGTGCTCGCCTATCTACGACTCCTCCACAACCCCAAGGACGAACTCAGCTTCATCCGACTAGCCAAGCACTTTCAGGGGGTCGGGAACAAACGCGCAGACCAGATTTGGAAACTTGCCCTCAACAAGCCAGATCCGCTCAGGGCGATTGCATCTGACGAGCTCCTGCACGCGCTACCCACACGGGTTCGGCGCTCGTGGGCCCACGCTGCCGCGCTCTTTAAAGAGCTCATCGGATCCAGGCTCACGGCCACTCCCGACTCGTTGGTAGAGAAGGTCATCAAAGGCCCGTATGACGACTATTTGCAAAAGAGCTTTGGCGACGACTACAAGAGTCGCGCGCAGGACCTCGAACAGCTCGTAAACTTTGCGGCTCAATTTGAAGATATCGATAGATTCCTTGGCGAAATCACGCTGCTTTCGTCAATGTCAGGGCAAGACATTCTGGTCGGCGGAGAAGTGCCTGATGAAAAGGTCACTCTGACTTCCATCCACCAGGCCAAAGGCCTTGAGTGGCACGCGTGTTTCGTCCTCTGGCTCTCAGACGGCCATTTCCCGAGCACCAATTCCGTGGATACGCTCGAAGGTGAAGAAGAAGAACGCCGTCTATTCTACGTGGCAGCAACGCGAGCCAAAGAGGAACTCTACCTCTCGCACGTGTTCACACATCGCACCCGTGACAACCGCGCCGTGGTCCTTCGTGAGTCCATTTTCCTCGAAGAGCTGGCCGATTCCCCAGACGAATCTCAACATCCTTTCGAGACGTGGATTCTGGAAGAAGTTTAG
- a CDS encoding protein phosphatase 2C domain-containing protein has product MADETLECPECGEISHDKEWCDHCGAHLKPAENLEPDWLSPGETLECETDSGKRVVTVNDVVEDFATRKVFTGRLEDGQLVFIEQAASDPDDLGDLPEEVKHLFRRPFYRGVRGELVTEVYRDVGGLTIEDLVEMSNRQLSYPQIKDLFEVVAETLISCHDAGYMVLAVAPWTVRVDGMMVPQLSGKDDVETPFPEFADAAPDEELEDLSDSDEEDFGALVDVIEDVDSNDDLSAWEILDEPSNVVDALSDTGIVTMKNLETQTPPEMTCLFEGLDRAYTIGRNPDEVPVIMGFSAPELLGRVRADITEATDVFGLGMLLYYMVAGRLPPASVYTRYAPAIPARNFRPGFPPGLQAVISRATRPNPDDRFPNVAAFRDAFLSACATMERRVPNPSEPPRFRIAVDTHVGINKGRRNPTNQDAVFGKSSDDGRFSLIVIADGVSTASYGSGDLASHFLKARAKETWEEILPMYLMDEEIDEIQIINTLLQRANQDIVDHVNEHHTPFSGNPHEVMGSTALVAVLHKGVVTLAALGDSRAYLFTNLGLEQVTTDHNLSTLSILDGVPADSALAMPHCDALARCLGTFSINGGVLTSVNPQADLFKFSLTRGDLLLLTTDGLVDFGGPNQIAAEENIYTVLASEPDPALACLELILLANRGGGGDNIGLGIAQFF; this is encoded by the coding sequence ATGGCCGATGAAACCCTCGAATGCCCTGAATGCGGCGAAATAAGCCACGATAAAGAGTGGTGTGACCATTGTGGAGCCCATTTGAAACCGGCAGAAAACCTCGAACCTGATTGGCTGTCCCCGGGTGAAACGCTCGAATGCGAGACTGATTCTGGCAAGCGAGTGGTTACGGTTAACGATGTGGTAGAAGATTTTGCCACACGGAAAGTCTTCACCGGCCGTCTTGAAGACGGGCAGCTGGTCTTTATCGAGCAGGCCGCGAGCGACCCGGATGATTTGGGAGATTTGCCAGAGGAGGTCAAGCACCTCTTCAGACGACCGTTCTACCGTGGAGTGCGTGGTGAATTGGTCACCGAGGTCTATCGGGATGTTGGCGGCCTGACCATTGAAGATCTCGTAGAGATGAGCAACCGACAGCTCTCGTATCCGCAGATTAAAGACCTTTTCGAGGTCGTGGCCGAGACGCTAATCTCTTGTCACGACGCGGGTTATATGGTGCTGGCCGTCGCTCCGTGGACGGTACGTGTGGATGGGATGATGGTGCCCCAACTCTCCGGCAAGGATGATGTTGAGACACCGTTTCCGGAATTCGCCGACGCAGCGCCCGACGAAGAGCTTGAAGACCTCTCAGATTCCGACGAGGAAGATTTTGGGGCGTTGGTGGACGTCATCGAAGATGTGGACAGCAACGACGATTTGAGTGCGTGGGAGATCCTCGATGAGCCGTCGAATGTGGTCGATGCACTGAGTGATACGGGCATCGTCACGATGAAGAATTTGGAGACGCAGACGCCTCCAGAAATGACGTGTTTGTTCGAGGGGCTCGACCGCGCCTACACAATCGGCCGAAATCCAGATGAAGTGCCCGTGATCATGGGATTTTCAGCGCCGGAGCTACTTGGAAGAGTTCGCGCGGATATTACTGAAGCTACCGACGTCTTTGGCCTCGGAATGTTGCTCTATTACATGGTGGCTGGGCGCCTTCCGCCCGCATCAGTCTACACGCGATATGCACCGGCTATCCCCGCTCGAAATTTCCGGCCAGGTTTTCCTCCTGGGCTGCAGGCTGTGATTTCGCGCGCCACGCGGCCAAATCCAGACGACCGTTTTCCAAACGTTGCGGCTTTCAGAGATGCGTTTCTCTCGGCCTGCGCAACCATGGAGCGGCGGGTTCCCAATCCAAGTGAGCCTCCAAGGTTTCGCATCGCTGTGGACACCCACGTTGGGATCAACAAGGGGCGCAGAAACCCCACGAATCAAGACGCGGTATTCGGGAAGTCGTCGGATGATGGGCGGTTTTCACTGATCGTCATCGCCGACGGAGTTTCCACGGCTTCGTACGGTTCAGGTGACCTTGCGAGCCATTTCCTCAAGGCGCGTGCCAAAGAGACCTGGGAAGAGATTCTTCCGATGTACCTGATGGACGAAGAGATCGATGAGATTCAGATCATCAACACGCTTCTTCAGCGGGCCAATCAAGATATTGTGGACCACGTCAACGAGCACCACACGCCGTTCTCTGGAAACCCACATGAAGTCATGGGGTCCACCGCTCTGGTAGCAGTGCTTCATAAGGGCGTGGTTACCCTTGCAGCCCTTGGTGATTCGAGAGCTTATCTCTTCACGAACCTCGGCTTGGAGCAGGTCACGACAGACCACAATCTCTCCACACTAAGCATTCTTGACGGTGTTCCTGCGGATAGCGCGCTGGCCATGCCTCATTGCGACGCGTTGGCTCGCTGCCTTGGCACGTTCTCCATCAATGGTGGCGTGCTGACATCTGTGAATCCGCAAGCCGACCTCTTTAAGTTTTCGTTGACCCGGGGCGATTTGCTTTTGCTCACGACGGACGGCTTGGTGGATTTTGGTGGGCCGAATCAAATTGCCGCTGAAGAAAATATCTACACCGTTTTGGCGTCTGAGCCGGACCCTGCGCTGGCCTGTTTGGAGTTGATTCTACTCGCCAACCGCGGAGGCGGTGGTGACAATATTGGGCTTGGAATCGCTCAGTTCTTCTAG
- a CDS encoding choice-of-anchor D domain-containing protein, with the protein MRNLFFFLSLLFLAATLSCSDEQVGSAQAGRIEVLPNPIGFAQVNIGESDEVAVVVANQANESLTVFEMRLEAREGGTIEGLELVNPPSTPFEVDGNGGAVNLAIKYTPTESSTPVQGRLVFVSSDDRYTREAPLEVDVNTLGNEPRLQASPGVVRFTRQAPGARETQSVALRNIGSAPLTIWSEPAYGGGQDFKLSVPEKTYPLVLPIFDADAAIENPDEYELKLDVEYAPIGNGQDSGEILVVSNDDSAEGGANGRFTTVIDVAANADAACILVSETTKNFGQVPIGGAGAELVVMTNCGTQNLEVSSIRLTENSADDEFELELGGLDANEDGDLDRIITLRPGEEQSFLVRYTPEQQGSDTGTIVIGSNDPLQGELEIGLIARGSDGICPTARAGAFVKGGSQVLRQSFTAAPLQYIVLDATESTDEDGRVVEYEWEFVRTPPGVNPELTPTEADINDEDQSRREFRLLTAGTYEVELRVKDNDGFLSCGDPAKVTIVAVPSEKVLVELTWTNPEDPDETDNVGSDVDIHVLKMGPGKWFEAPYDVYFRNPDGLWGQENPSLDIDDRDGLGPENVQMDDPANCEWYAIGVHYYRQFFGTAYVTVRVYINTNLVFEKVNKPMTRGGQFWDVARIHWDSGQVYEVDNVLEAAPNGSAPPVSAGMENSGLCTTQNLYPIQ; encoded by the coding sequence ATGCGTAATTTGTTTTTCTTTCTTAGCCTCCTCTTTCTGGCGGCCACCCTCTCATGCAGTGATGAACAGGTTGGGAGTGCCCAGGCCGGACGCATCGAAGTGCTGCCGAATCCGATTGGTTTTGCTCAGGTAAATATCGGGGAAAGTGATGAAGTCGCGGTGGTTGTGGCCAATCAGGCGAATGAGTCACTCACCGTGTTTGAGATGCGCTTGGAGGCACGGGAAGGCGGCACGATCGAAGGCCTAGAATTGGTTAACCCGCCCTCGACGCCATTTGAAGTCGACGGAAACGGCGGCGCCGTGAACTTAGCCATTAAGTACACCCCCACGGAAAGTTCCACGCCGGTTCAAGGTAGGCTGGTCTTTGTGAGCAGCGATGACCGCTACACGCGTGAGGCCCCACTTGAAGTAGATGTCAACACGCTTGGGAATGAGCCTCGATTGCAGGCATCTCCGGGAGTTGTTCGGTTTACTCGACAAGCTCCCGGCGCTCGGGAGACCCAGAGTGTGGCTTTGCGCAATATCGGTTCGGCACCGCTCACCATTTGGAGTGAGCCCGCATACGGGGGAGGCCAGGACTTCAAGCTTAGTGTTCCCGAGAAAACCTATCCTTTGGTTTTGCCGATCTTCGATGCGGACGCGGCGATTGAGAATCCCGATGAGTACGAACTGAAACTCGATGTGGAGTACGCCCCGATTGGCAATGGTCAGGACTCTGGAGAGATTCTGGTCGTGAGCAACGATGATTCGGCCGAAGGCGGAGCAAATGGTCGATTCACGACTGTGATTGACGTCGCTGCAAATGCTGATGCGGCGTGTATTTTGGTGAGTGAGACGACGAAGAACTTTGGGCAGGTTCCTATCGGTGGGGCAGGGGCTGAGCTTGTGGTGATGACGAATTGTGGGACTCAGAACCTTGAGGTTTCCAGTATTCGACTGACCGAAAATTCAGCGGACGACGAGTTTGAGCTCGAGCTCGGCGGACTTGATGCCAACGAAGACGGTGACCTCGACCGAATCATCACGCTTAGACCCGGTGAGGAACAGTCGTTTTTGGTTCGCTACACGCCCGAGCAACAAGGTAGTGATACCGGTACGATCGTGATTGGAAGCAATGACCCGCTTCAGGGCGAGCTCGAGATTGGGCTGATTGCACGCGGGTCTGATGGGATTTGTCCTACAGCGCGTGCGGGTGCCTTTGTGAAAGGCGGGAGCCAAGTTCTACGCCAATCCTTCACGGCAGCGCCACTTCAGTACATCGTCCTGGATGCCACCGAGAGTACCGACGAGGATGGCCGAGTTGTGGAATACGAGTGGGAGTTTGTGCGAACTCCTCCCGGAGTCAACCCGGAGCTTACGCCTACCGAGGCCGACATCAACGATGAGGACCAAAGCCGTCGGGAGTTCAGGCTCTTGACCGCAGGAACCTACGAGGTCGAACTTCGAGTCAAAGATAACGACGGCTTCCTCTCTTGTGGAGACCCGGCAAAGGTGACGATTGTTGCCGTTCCGAGCGAAAAGGTGCTCGTGGAGCTTACGTGGACTAACCCCGAAGACCCTGATGAGACCGATAATGTGGGGTCAGACGTGGATATCCATGTTCTCAAAATGGGACCGGGCAAATGGTTTGAAGCGCCGTATGATGTCTATTTCCGAAACCCTGACGGGTTGTGGGGGCAAGAGAACCCTAGCTTGGATATCGACGATCGCGACGGTCTCGGCCCAGAGAACGTTCAAATGGACGACCCGGCAAACTGCGAATGGTACGCCATTGGAGTTCATTACTACCGCCAGTTCTTCGGCACCGCGTACGTGACGGTGCGCGTCTACATCAATACAAACCTCGTGTTTGAGAAGGTGAACAAGCCGATGACCCGCGGCGGACAATTCTGGGATGTGGCGCGAATTCATTGGGATAGCGGCCAGGTCTACGAGGTAGACAACGTGCTCGAAGCAGCTCCCAATGGGAGTGCGCCACCGGTGAGTGCGGGCATGGAAAATAGCGGCCTTTGCACCACGCAAAATCTCTACCCGATTCAATGA
- a CDS encoding NAD-dependent epimerase/dehydratase family protein: MTTLVTGGTGFLGRALVQQLVERGESNVRVLTRHFDLELSDLGVEIVEGSLDSPEDVRRVVDGVSKVYHCAGLVERDASKAHKMYAVHVDGTRRLLDALRDQKVERIVVASTSGCVGVSDDPEFIATDSSPYVEQYARKWPYYLSKIAQEKVCNRFIEDHGMPIVQMRPTLLLGPGDTRESSTGDVSLFLQKKVPVKLSGGLSFVDVRDAATAFILAMETPEAKGTYLLGAANWTLGDFFDQLEALSGVKAPKVSLPKEATLQGTRLLSTALKMFGVRSDLDPVSVEMASLFWYIDSSKAQRELGWEPREPMLTLRDTVRWLQSYHPSLATSGPAEPVGHPSDWVPQETIEWAHAQRENR, translated from the coding sequence ATGACAACACTCGTTACCGGCGGAACCGGATTTCTTGGGCGCGCTTTGGTCCAGCAATTGGTCGAGCGCGGTGAGTCCAATGTCCGGGTGTTGACGCGCCATTTTGACCTCGAACTTTCGGACCTCGGAGTCGAGATCGTCGAGGGCTCACTCGATAGTCCGGAAGATGTTCGCCGTGTGGTTGATGGAGTGAGCAAGGTCTATCATTGTGCCGGACTCGTGGAACGCGACGCCTCCAAGGCTCATAAAATGTACGCCGTCCATGTCGACGGAACACGCCGCCTCTTGGACGCTCTTCGCGACCAAAAGGTCGAACGTATTGTTGTCGCCTCGACCAGCGGTTGTGTCGGCGTAAGTGATGATCCTGAGTTTATTGCAACCGATAGCTCGCCTTACGTGGAGCAATACGCTCGAAAATGGCCCTACTACCTCTCCAAAATCGCTCAGGAGAAGGTGTGCAACAGATTTATCGAAGATCATGGCATGCCCATCGTTCAAATGCGCCCCACGCTCCTTCTAGGCCCCGGAGACACGCGAGAGAGCTCAACGGGCGACGTGAGCCTATTCTTACAAAAGAAAGTCCCAGTGAAGCTCTCAGGCGGCCTCTCGTTTGTTGATGTCCGCGATGCTGCCACTGCCTTCATCCTCGCCATGGAGACCCCTGAGGCGAAAGGCACGTACCTCTTGGGTGCCGCAAACTGGACGCTAGGTGACTTCTTCGACCAACTCGAAGCCCTAAGCGGGGTCAAGGCGCCAAAAGTTTCTCTGCCCAAAGAAGCTACGCTACAGGGCACAAGATTGCTTAGTACAGCGCTCAAAATGTTTGGTGTTCGCTCCGACCTCGATCCGGTCAGCGTCGAGATGGCATCTCTCTTTTGGTATATCGACTCGTCGAAGGCCCAACGAGAACTCGGCTGGGAGCCCAGAGAGCCGATGCTCACCCTAAGGGATACCGTGCGCTGGCTTCAATCCTACCATCCGTCGCTCGCGACTTCTGGCCCGGCCGAACCCGTTGGCCACCCGTCGGATTGGGTTCCCCAAGAAACTATTGAATGGGCGCATGCCCAGCGGGAAAATCGCTAA
- a CDS encoding tetratricopeptide repeat protein: protein MEHLERLGHRYFTRWQLDRAIHVLSFVARQAATRDFAPFMLGETYRRRGDWEEATRWYLESYQRGRTDLLTMFRCAEGMYRQGQKSDARAWFEYLVAHDVPGPRLEQARALLERCR from the coding sequence GTGGAGCACCTGGAACGCCTAGGTCACCGTTATTTCACGCGTTGGCAGCTTGATCGAGCAATCCATGTACTCTCCTTCGTAGCTCGGCAAGCTGCCACGCGTGATTTTGCGCCTTTCATGTTGGGAGAAACCTATCGGCGGCGTGGAGATTGGGAGGAGGCGACGCGGTGGTACCTGGAAAGCTACCAGCGCGGGAGGACGGACCTCTTGACCATGTTTCGTTGTGCAGAAGGAATGTACCGCCAAGGCCAGAAAAGTGATGCGCGCGCATGGTTCGAGTACTTGGTAGCGCATGATGTTCCGGGACCACGTCTGGAGCAGGCTCGCGCGCTCTTGGAGCGCTGCCGATAG